The genomic DNA GTAGCTGAGGGGGAATAATGAAGCCTGAATTTCAATCACAACAAAAGAGTAGTGCGATAAAGGCTGAGCAGCATGGACATGTCGCCTTGCTTACACTGAATAATCCGCCTGCTAATACTTGGACGGCTGACAGCCTGATGCAACTCAAGCAGATTATTGAATCATTGAATGCTGATAGAAATATCTATGCCTGCGTGATCACGGGTGAAGGTAGTAAGTTTTTCTCCGCAGGTGCGGATTTAAAACTCTTTGCTGATGGTAACAAAGCGGTTGCGCTTGATATGGCACGGTTGTTTGGCGAAGCCTTTGAAACACTATCTGCATTTCGTGGGGTGTCTATTGCGGCCATTAATGGTTACGCGATGGGCGGTGGTTTAGAAGTGGCGTTAGCGTGTGATATTCGTATAGCGGAAAAGCAAGCTGTGATGGCACTGCCAGAAGCTAAAGTCGGACTATTGCCTTGCGCGGGTGGTACGCAAAACCTCACTTGGCTGGTGGGTGAAGGCTGGGCAAAACGTATTATTTTATGTGGTCAACAGATAAGTGCAGAGCAGGCATTAACCATTAAATTGGTCGAAGAAGTGGTTGAGGTGGGTGAGAGTGTGAATGCAGCACTAGCGCTTGCCAAGTCGGTGGGGAATCAGTCGCCATCATCGGTAACAGCCTGTAAGGCATTGATCCAAAACTGCCGTTCACAATCGCATCAACATGGCTTAATGAAAGAACGAGAATTGTTTGTACGCTTATTTGATACCGAAGATCAGCAAGAGGGCGTTCAAGCCTTTTTAGAAAAGCGCCCACCGCAATGGAAAAATCAGTAGCAGTAATAAATACCCAGTAAGAAGTAACAAGTATTAATTAGAACAATGAATAAGTGAGGGATAGCTATGGCGGGCACAGTTAACTTTCAATTGCTTGCATCGAAAAGTGGTCACTTAATTGGGGTGGCTGAACTCGATAACCAAGCATCGTTAAACGTATTAAGTTTCGAAATGATTGAGCTACTTTATCATCAACTGTTGCAATGGCAACGCGATGATATGGTTAGCTGTGTTGTACTGTGTGGTGCAGGCGACAAGGCATTTTGTGCGGGTGGTGATGTGAGAGCGATGTACCATGCCATGTCTGAAGGAGCCTCTCAGAGTGATGCTCAAAAGCATCAAAGTGAGGATCAAGCCGAACATCAAGATAATCCGCACACTCAGGCGAGCGAGTTTCTGACGCGCTACTTCACGTTAGAGTACCAATGCGATTACCTGATCCACACCTATAGCAAACCTATCGTTGCTTGGGGCGACGGTATTGTCATGGGCGGTGGGATAGGTTTGTATGTAGGGGCAAGTCATCGTGTGTTAACGGAGCGATCTAAACTTGCGATGCCCGAAATTACTATCGGTTTATACCCCGATGTGGGTGGAACCTGGTTCTTAAATCAATTGCCGCAGGGAATAGGACTTTTCCTGGGGCTAACAGGCGCTGTGATTAATGCTTCTGATGCGCTGGCGCTCGATATTGCTGAGCATATTATTCCCGTTGATCATAAAGATCAGTTGTTGGACGAGCTGATTCAACTTCCTTGGCAGGCCAGTGATAATCCTTACTTGCTGGTGGATCAAGCGCTGGTGAATTTGAGTGTGGCTGTGCAAACTGATCTTGTGCTTCCAACTAAGCAATTAGCGCCTTATTTCGGTCAGATCCAAGCTGCATGCATGGTCGATGATCTTCACCTGATCTCAAGCAATATTCATGCATTAATCGCTAACGATAAATGGATGGAAAGGGCAAAAGCGACCATGGCGGCAGGTAGCCCTATATCGGCACATATCTGTTTTCGTCAAGTTACCCAGTATGCCCACCTAGACCTCGCCGACTGTTTTCGACTAGAACTGAGTTTATCGGTTCGCTGTGGTGAACTAGGGGAATTTCAAGAAGGTGTTCGTGCGCGTTTAATCGATAAAACCGGTGATCCTAAATGGTTATTTCCTACGGTTGAGCAAGTCGAAGTCAGCGTTATTGACACGCTATTTACGTCGTTATGGCCAGAAGAGAGTCATCCATTAGCTGGTTTAACGGGCAATGGTTTTTGAACATCGAAAGTTGAAATTGGACTCATATGGAATGTGAGTTACCCCGTTAAATCGCTCTTTGTGCTTTAGCATCCCTGTAAGAATTGGAGTCATCATGAATACGATTGCGTTTATTGGCCTTGGTAACATGGGTTCACCTATGGTGAAAAACTTACTCAAAGCAGGTTGTTCTGTTCGCGTTTTCGATATTAATGAAACGGCCGCGAAAGCATTATCGCCTCTGGGGGCGGTCGTTGCGCATTCATTGGAGGATGCTGTAAAAGGCGTCGATACTGTCATTACCATGCTACCTGCGGGTGAACATGTTCGCGCAGTCTATTTAGGTGATCATCACGGTGGTGTTGGTTTACTCAACATGGTGAGTGCGAATACTTTCTTAATCGATTCATCAACCATAGATCCTGACTCAGCACGATTAGTTGCTAATGAAGCCCACAATAAAGCGTTGGAGTTTGTCGATGCGCCTGTTTCTGGTGGTGTGGCAGGGGCAGAGGCGGGCACTCTAACGTTTATTGTCGGTGGGTCGAACATTGGGTTTCAGCAAGCACAGCAAGTTCTCCAACATGTGGGTAAGAATATCTTCCATGCAGGGCAGGCTGGTGACGGTCAAATGGCCAAAATCTGTAATAACCTGATGCTGGGAATACAAATGGCAGGTGCCTGTGAAGCCCTTAGTCTGGGTATAGATAACGGGCTCGACCCTAAAGTGTTGTCCGATATCATGTTGCAAAGCTCAGGGCGTAACTGGGCGTTAGAGCTCTATAATCCTTGCCCTGGTGTTATGCCAAACGTGCCCGCCAGTAACCAGTATCAGCCCGGTTTCATGGGTAAGCTGATGTTAAAAGACTTAGGGCTAGGGGCTGATGCTGCTCTAAAAAGCCAAAGTGCGATCCCGATGGGCAGTTTAGCCCGAAACTTATACGCGTTTCACAATGCGAGAGGAAATGAAGCACTAGACTTTTCGAGTATTTTTAAAATGTATTCAAAGAAATAGTGAGAAGGATTTTCGCCCATGGATATTAAAGAGAGCGTGATTGCAATAACGGGGGCAGGACAAGGATTAGGTCAAATGATGGCAATCACATTGGCACAGCTAGGGGCAGATCTCGCCTTAATTGATGTGAATGAAGAGGCCCTTCGTCAAACGCAAGACCAATGCCACATGCTCAGTGCTCGCGCCATGATTTACAAAACAGACGTGACCAATGAGGCTGATGTTGAAACCGCATTTAGCAATATTGTTGAAGATTTTGGTCAGCTTGATGGTTTAATCAATAATGCGGGTGTACTTCGAGATGGGTTATTGGTTAAGCAAAAAGAAGGTGTCTTGTCGAAGATGTCATTAGAGCAGTTTACTACCGTGATGAATGTGAACGTGAATGGTACCTTCTTATGTGGCCGTGAAGCCGCAGCGAAAATGATAGAGACTCAGCGCCAAGGGGTGATCATTAATATTTCGAGTGTGGCACGGGCGGGGAATATTGGCCAAACTAACTATGCGGCCTCAAAAGCAGCAGTAGCGACGATGGCGGTATGTTGGGCGAAAGAGCTAAGCCGGTACGGGATCCGCGCAGCTGCCATTGCGCCAGGAGTTATCAAAACAGCCATGGCGGATCAGCTTAAACCAGAAGCCATAGAACGGCTTGAGAAAATGGTGCCACTAGGACGTATTGGTGATGCTGGCGAGGTTGCCCATACCGTTAAGTACATTCTTGAAAATGATTACCTAACCGGCCGCGTCATTGAAGTTGATGGCGGTATGAGGATGTAAAGTAAGTATTCGGTAGTTTTACTGTGGTTATAATTATTTTTTAGCTTAATGTTTATCTTTAAAAATAATTAATTTTTTAAAGTAAAAGGCCATCATTATGAATGGCCTTTTTTAACTGTTGGCTGAATTATTTTCTAGTCCAGTTTGAACAACCAGGTAGTGATTTATCAATAACTAAATCACCTTCTACTTGATATTTTTGGTAACCAAAAATGAAGGAGAAATACTCGTAATCACCTGTAACGTTAGACAATGCAACAGCACACTTGTCTTTTTCGATAGCTTGATCAGATGCTTCTTTTAGGCTCGGAACACCCATAGGGAAAAGAACTATTGCTTTAGTGTCTTTACCGATAACTCGACTTCCGGTTACAAAATTACCATTATTAAGCTCAACATTTTTCGTTGATGCTAGAGTGAAATCAACAACACGTTGAGCACAACCAGAAAGAAGAAGAGTAGAAAGTATTACAATTGAAAGAGTTATTTTCTTCATGTTTAATTTGCATTTAAGCCTCTGATAATAAACGGATGAGGTTATACGCCTAGTTGGATGGTGCTGCAATGTGTTTTTATTATTAATTGAGTTATTTATTAGTATTGAGTGTTTTTTATTGATTGGATTACTATATTACAACAAGAGTTGTTAGCTAAACTTCATCTGTTTAACAAAATATGTAAGCTAAATAACGCATTTAATAACATGTATGTATCTGCATTTGGTTAATTAATTAAAAAATATTTATTGATTAAATGTTTTTAATTCTATTTAGGAATATTATTGGAGTGGAATTATTATTAATGGATGAAGAGTTACAAGCATATAGATAAGCTTGTTTTCCATTAATAAAGAATTTAGCAATGGTAACTTCTTCTATCTAAAATAAAGGTAAATTATTTTGTATAGGCTATGAGAACATAAGTTGCATTGTTTGCAATAAGATGATTATCAATAGCTTGTCAATAGTCGCTGTTGATTGTGACCTTAGACGATTTGGTGGGTAGATGTATGATCCCATAACTCATGATGATTTTTCCTGAAAACATTGCTGCTATTACAATACTTAGCTTTGAGGCTGATTTTTTATCAACCAATAATAACAATATTTTATTATTTTGATTATTTTTAATAATTTCAGGTAATCATTAGCTTTCCATATACTTACTCCATTGAAACAAAACGCGAACCGAATATTGAATCTGGAGCTAGTTATGAAAATGAATCACGTAGGTATCATGGTTGGAGATATGGACAAAGCCGTTGAGTTTTATACCAATGCGCTGGGTCTTAAAATCGTGATGGGTAATACCAAAGTAGAAGAAGAACGTGAGACTGCAATCGGTCGTATGTGTATCGCTGTTTTTGGTGAAGGCTTTAAAGGTTTCAACATTGCGCATTTAGTCACAACCGATGGCATTGGTGTTGAGTTATTTGAAATGA from Photobacterium sanguinicancri includes the following:
- a CDS encoding enoyl-CoA hydratase, with the protein product MKPEFQSQQKSSAIKAEQHGHVALLTLNNPPANTWTADSLMQLKQIIESLNADRNIYACVITGEGSKFFSAGADLKLFADGNKAVALDMARLFGEAFETLSAFRGVSIAAINGYAMGGGLEVALACDIRIAEKQAVMALPEAKVGLLPCAGGTQNLTWLVGEGWAKRIILCGQQISAEQALTIKLVEEVVEVGESVNAALALAKSVGNQSPSSVTACKALIQNCRSQSHQHGLMKERELFVRLFDTEDQQEGVQAFLEKRPPQWKNQ
- a CDS encoding enoyl-CoA hydratase/isomerase family protein, producing MAGTVNFQLLASKSGHLIGVAELDNQASLNVLSFEMIELLYHQLLQWQRDDMVSCVVLCGAGDKAFCAGGDVRAMYHAMSEGASQSDAQKHQSEDQAEHQDNPHTQASEFLTRYFTLEYQCDYLIHTYSKPIVAWGDGIVMGGGIGLYVGASHRVLTERSKLAMPEITIGLYPDVGGTWFLNQLPQGIGLFLGLTGAVINASDALALDIAEHIIPVDHKDQLLDELIQLPWQASDNPYLLVDQALVNLSVAVQTDLVLPTKQLAPYFGQIQAACMVDDLHLISSNIHALIANDKWMERAKATMAAGSPISAHICFRQVTQYAHLDLADCFRLELSLSVRCGELGEFQEGVRARLIDKTGDPKWLFPTVEQVEVSVIDTLFTSLWPEESHPLAGLTGNGF
- a CDS encoding SDR family oxidoreductase: MDIKESVIAITGAGQGLGQMMAITLAQLGADLALIDVNEEALRQTQDQCHMLSARAMIYKTDVTNEADVETAFSNIVEDFGQLDGLINNAGVLRDGLLVKQKEGVLSKMSLEQFTTVMNVNVNGTFLCGREAAAKMIETQRQGVIINISSVARAGNIGQTNYAASKAAVATMAVCWAKELSRYGIRAAAIAPGVIKTAMADQLKPEAIERLEKMVPLGRIGDAGEVAHTVKYILENDYLTGRVIEVDGGMRM
- the mmsB gene encoding 3-hydroxyisobutyrate dehydrogenase, whose product is MNTIAFIGLGNMGSPMVKNLLKAGCSVRVFDINETAAKALSPLGAVVAHSLEDAVKGVDTVITMLPAGEHVRAVYLGDHHGGVGLLNMVSANTFLIDSSTIDPDSARLVANEAHNKALEFVDAPVSGGVAGAEAGTLTFIVGGSNIGFQQAQQVLQHVGKNIFHAGQAGDGQMAKICNNLMLGIQMAGACEALSLGIDNGLDPKVLSDIMLQSSGRNWALELYNPCPGVMPNVPASNQYQPGFMGKLMLKDLGLGADAALKSQSAIPMGSLARNLYAFHNARGNEALDFSSIFKMYSKK